From the Rhodothalassiaceae bacterium genome, one window contains:
- the pgmB gene encoding beta-phosphoglucomutase: MTPALHDLGWLFDLDGVLVDTAGLHLAAWRRLAREALGADLPPALGTALRGLSRADSLDRILAALGRRADRRERTRLMALKDGWYRASLAQLGPDHLLPGARALLEELAAAGAPTALVSASRNAPTILARTGLAGLFAHVVDPATICRGKPAPDLYLAAARALARPPRFCIGFEDAPAGIAGLVQAGMAPVAVGLADPRAALCVPTLAALDAATVLDAWRRWIPYRSPDEGLANDCTPM, translated from the coding sequence ATGACCCCGGCGCTCCACGATCTCGGCTGGCTGTTCGATCTGGACGGCGTGCTCGTCGACACCGCCGGGCTTCATCTTGCGGCCTGGCGCCGGCTCGCGCGCGAGGCGCTCGGCGCAGACCTCCCGCCCGCCCTCGGGACCGCCCTGAGAGGCCTGAGCCGCGCCGATTCGCTGGACCGCATCCTCGCGGCCCTCGGCCGGCGGGCCGATCGCCGCGAGCGCACCCGCCTGATGGCGCTGAAGGACGGCTGGTACCGGGCAAGTCTGGCCCAACTCGGCCCGGACCACCTGCTGCCGGGTGCCCGCGCGCTGCTCGAGGAGCTCGCCGCCGCCGGCGCGCCGACCGCCCTCGTCTCGGCCAGCCGAAACGCCCCGACGATTCTGGCGCGCACGGGGCTTGCCGGACTGTTTGCGCATGTCGTCGATCCCGCGACGATATGCCGCGGCAAGCCCGCTCCGGACCTCTATCTTGCGGCGGCCCGCGCGCTTGCCCGCCCGCCCCGGTTCTGCATTGGATTCGAGGACGCGCCCGCGGGCATCGCCGGGCTCGTCCAGGCCGGAATGGCGCCGGTGGCGGTGGGGCTTGCGGATCCGCGCGCGGCGCTTTGCGTCCCGACGCTTGCCGCGCTCGATGCCGCCACGGTCCTGGACGCGTGGCGCCGGTGGATCCCGTACCGGTCGCCCGACGAGGGACTTGCAAACGATTGCACACCGATGTAG
- a CDS encoding ABC transporter ATP-binding protein, producing the protein MTGSESRLWRRPLRQVRGGAGLARLLRAAAGGDIDPDAARALAETLGRLRGPATKFAQILATLPGAVDEPLAEALGGLRQHAPPMRRLFVLRRLERALGADWRRHFARFEETPRFAASLGQVHYGVLADGRAVAVKIQYPDMATALAADLANLRLAAPLLRRAAGIDMADAIEELEARFGEELDYEREAAHMRAMRAALEPEIASGRLALPEPVDRLTRTGVLTMTWICGRHLFDAAPALAQRDRDRIAADLVRAWYRPFFTRGLLHGDPHPGNILWQIKDGRLALVDFGCMRSYGAGEVAAVRALPGLVAGGTPDRIAAALAALGFADLDDRRLAALMPWLEWLFAPFLAGGRRPFLPADRLAEGRARLAAVRARIREAGGIRLPRAFVLLHRSAVVLGSVITRLEAKGDWRALWDELTSVPPPPPEAGS; encoded by the coding sequence ATGACCGGATCAGAGAGCCGCCTGTGGCGGCGGCCGCTGCGGCAGGTGAGGGGCGGTGCGGGCCTTGCGCGTCTTCTGCGGGCGGCGGCCGGCGGCGACATCGACCCCGATGCCGCCCGCGCGCTCGCCGAGACCCTGGGGCGCCTCAGGGGGCCGGCGACGAAGTTCGCCCAGATTCTGGCGACGCTGCCCGGCGCGGTGGACGAGCCGCTGGCCGAGGCGCTGGGGGGTCTGCGCCAGCACGCGCCGCCGATGCGGCGGCTGTTCGTGCTGCGGCGGCTGGAACGGGCGCTGGGCGCCGACTGGCGCCGGCATTTCGCGCGCTTCGAAGAGACGCCGCGCTTCGCCGCCTCGCTCGGCCAGGTCCATTACGGCGTGCTCGCCGACGGGCGCGCCGTCGCGGTCAAGATCCAGTATCCGGACATGGCCACGGCCCTTGCCGCCGATCTCGCCAATCTGCGCCTTGCGGCGCCGCTTCTGCGCCGGGCCGCCGGCATCGACATGGCCGACGCGATCGAAGAGCTCGAGGCGCGCTTCGGCGAGGAGCTGGACTATGAGCGCGAGGCGGCGCACATGCGCGCCATGCGCGCGGCGCTCGAGCCGGAGATCGCCTCCGGCCGGCTCGCCCTTCCCGAACCGGTGGATCGCCTCACCCGGACCGGCGTGCTCACCATGACCTGGATCTGCGGCCGCCATCTCTTCGATGCCGCACCCGCGCTGGCGCAGCGGGACCGCGACCGGATCGCCGCCGATCTCGTCCGCGCCTGGTACCGGCCGTTCTTCACGCGCGGCCTCCTGCACGGCGACCCGCATCCGGGCAACATCCTCTGGCAGATAAAGGACGGCCGGCTCGCGCTGGTCGACTTCGGCTGCATGCGCTCCTACGGCGCCGGGGAAGTCGCGGCCGTGCGCGCGCTGCCCGGGCTGGTGGCGGGCGGGACGCCGGATCGGATTGCCGCCGCGCTCGCCGCTCTCGGCTTCGCGGACCTCGACGACCGCCGGCTCGCCGCGCTGATGCCCTGGCTGGAATGGCTGTTCGCGCCCTTCCTTGCGGGCGGTCGCCGGCCCTTCCTGCCCGCGGATCGGCTGGCGGAGGGCCGCGCGCGGCTTGCGGCGGTGCGCGCGCGGATCCGCGAGGCGGGCGGCATCCGGCTGCCGCGCGCCTTCGTGCTGCTCCACCGCAGCGCCGTGGTGCTGGGTTCGGTCATCACGCGGCTGGAAGCGAAAGGCGACTGGCGCGCGCTGTGGGACGAGCTGACGTCGGTGCCGCCGCCACCGCCGGAAGCCGGAAGCTGA
- a CDS encoding sigma-54-dependent Fis family transcriptional regulator produces the protein MPDSPVSPEGLRGAPAQHGAARCVVITTDTRARRLAPAAADGPERGLRFLTPETAETASGIPDRSAPVIVDLDATGRAGLALIRRLARDDGHAAVLAAATRLPLALVIDAGRAGACDVLAGPVDAARLAPRLARLSAAGAAAPAAAPDRAQTGGRLGFARLRGGSPAFLALCRLARRAAANPLPVWIEGPPGSGRTALARAIHEESPRGDGPFLVVDCAGLEPAELEMRLFGAADRPPALLEAAGGSLCLKEPGAMPPALGARLEAVLEAGRLDGGLKPGADALDVRVMATSAVPAEALLAAGRLSDRLHDLLCCQPLRVPPLAARRADIAALAQDALSALAALTGGPERALAADALRLLEEADWPGQIRELREVVIAAALLAPAGRRRLEPGDLAPLLAGRGPGAAVIEGAAAAGAPRHDPAMIRLLDETGALKPWHRLEREIIAAALTLTGGEMTRCARLLRIGRSTLYRKVAAYGLARPAPTRGGGRP, from the coding sequence ATGCCGGATTCACCGGTAAGCCCCGAGGGACTGCGCGGCGCGCCGGCGCAGCACGGCGCGGCCCGCTGCGTCGTCATCACCACGGACACGCGGGCCCGGCGCCTCGCGCCCGCCGCCGCGGACGGGCCGGAGCGCGGCCTCAGGTTCCTGACGCCCGAGACGGCGGAGACGGCGTCCGGGATCCCGGATCGGAGCGCGCCGGTGATCGTGGACCTCGATGCCACCGGCCGCGCCGGTCTCGCCCTCATCAGAAGGCTTGCCCGCGACGACGGCCATGCCGCGGTGCTCGCGGCCGCAACGCGCCTGCCGCTTGCGCTCGTCATCGATGCGGGGCGCGCGGGCGCCTGCGACGTCCTCGCCGGACCCGTCGATGCCGCCCGGCTCGCCCCCCGGCTCGCACGGCTTTCCGCGGCCGGCGCAGCGGCACCGGCGGCAGCACCGGACCGCGCGCAGACCGGCGGGCGGCTGGGCTTCGCACGGCTGCGCGGCGGCAGCCCCGCCTTCCTTGCGCTGTGCCGGCTGGCCCGCCGGGCGGCCGCGAACCCGCTCCCCGTGTGGATCGAGGGCCCGCCCGGCAGCGGCCGCACCGCGCTGGCCCGCGCCATCCATGAGGAGAGCCCGCGCGGCGACGGACCCTTCCTCGTCGTGGACTGCGCGGGGCTCGAGCCCGCCGAGCTGGAGATGCGGCTCTTCGGCGCCGCGGATCGCCCGCCGGCCTTGCTGGAGGCCGCAGGCGGCAGCCTGTGCCTGAAGGAGCCGGGGGCGATGCCGCCGGCGCTCGGCGCCCGGCTCGAGGCGGTGCTCGAGGCCGGCAGGCTGGACGGCGGGCTGAAGCCGGGCGCGGACGCCCTCGATGTCAGGGTGATGGCGACATCCGCCGTGCCGGCCGAGGCGCTGCTCGCCGCCGGGCGGCTGTCGGACCGGCTCCATGATCTTCTTTGCTGCCAGCCGCTGCGGGTGCCGCCGCTCGCCGCCCGGCGCGCGGACATCGCCGCGCTGGCCCAGGACGCGCTGAGTGCGCTGGCGGCGCTCACCGGCGGGCCGGAGCGGGCGCTCGCCGCGGACGCCCTGCGTCTTCTGGAGGAGGCGGACTGGCCGGGCCAGATTCGCGAGCTGCGCGAGGTCGTCATCGCCGCCGCGCTTCTCGCGCCGGCCGGCCGGCGGCGGCTCGAGCCGGGCGACCTTGCGCCGCTGCTCGCCGGGCGCGGTCCGGGTGCGGCCGTCATCGAAGGCGCGGCCGCGGCCGGGGCCCCGCGCCACGACCCGGCCATGATCCGCCTTCTCGACGAGACCGGTGCGCTCAAGCCCTGGCACCGGCTCGAGCGCGAGATCATCGCCGCGGCGCTGACGCTCACGGGCGGCGAGATGACCCGCTGCGCCCGGCTGCTGCGGATCGGCCGGTCCACCCTCTACCGCAAGGTCGCCGCCTACGGCCTCGCCCGCCCCGCCCCGACGCGCGGCGGCGGGCGGCCCTGA
- a CDS encoding membrane protein: MDGLLSLDLWMALLTLTVLEIVLGIDNLVFISVISDRLPAARAPRARRLGLMGALITRVLLLLALSWAAHLTRPLIAVGGHVVTARDLVLGLGGLFLLVKATREIHGEVEGREEKAPRRVAESFALVIAQIMALDVVFSLDSVITAVGMTDRIGVMIAAIAIAIAIMMWAAEPVSAFIRTHPTTRMLALAFLLLIGMALVADALHFHIPRGYLYFAIAFSLFVETLNILAQRRRGAQPQE, from the coding sequence ATGGACGGTCTGCTTTCCCTCGATCTGTGGATGGCGCTGCTGACGCTCACCGTGCTCGAGATCGTGCTCGGCATCGACAATCTCGTCTTCATCTCCGTCATCTCGGACCGGCTGCCCGCGGCCCGGGCTCCGCGGGCGCGCCGGCTGGGGCTCATGGGAGCGCTCATCACCCGCGTGCTGCTGCTTCTGGCGCTGAGCTGGGCGGCGCATCTGACCCGGCCGCTCATCGCCGTCGGCGGGCATGTCGTCACCGCCCGCGACCTGGTGCTGGGGCTGGGCGGTCTGTTCCTTCTCGTCAAGGCGACCCGCGAGATTCACGGCGAGGTCGAGGGGCGCGAGGAGAAGGCGCCGCGGCGGGTGGCGGAGAGCTTCGCCCTCGTGATCGCCCAGATCATGGCGCTGGATGTCGTGTTCTCGCTCGATTCCGTCATCACCGCCGTCGGCATGACGGACCGCATCGGCGTCATGATCGCGGCGATCGCGATCGCCATCGCCATCATGATGTGGGCGGCCGAACCCGTCTCCGCCTTCATCCGCACGCATCCGACGACCAGGATGCTCGCGCTCGCCTTCCTGCTGCTGATCGGCATGGCGCTGGTGGCGGACGCCCTGCATTTCCACATCCCGCGCGGCTACCTCTACTTCGCGATCGCCTTCTCGCTGTTCGTGGAGACGCTGAACATCCTCGCCCAGCGCCGCCGCGGGGCACAGCCGCAGGAATGA
- a CDS encoding MFS transporter, with protein MAQAGDDGTARAAAARGSAPHAVRGWALFAALLAAYALFAVLLNSVGTVIMQAIRYYGVAKTTASTLEAFKDLSIAAVSLLLAAHLPRIGYRRAMIAALLVVAAALFAMPVVDRFAMAQVLFLATGAAFAVVKVATYATLGLLGADPRRHQARMNQLEGVFMLGVLAGYWIFGHFIGERPAGDPGWLAVYPLLAAAALAAAGLLALTRFPPIGDGIGRPAAPARAAFVEMARLAVRPLTLVFILSAFLYVLVEQAIGTWLPSFNREILALSPRASVEITSIFAAALAAGRLGASVLLGRFHWYPVLMALLAAMAGLILVALPLAQVLPADGGATLMGLPLAAFLLPLVGLFMAPVYPAINSAILSALPPARHAAMTGLIVIFSALGGTTGSLVTGYLFAHVDGILAFYATLVPISGLAAALTLLERALARTRAAQRKAQESASE; from the coding sequence ATGGCGCAAGCAGGCGACGACGGGACCGCCCGGGCGGCCGCCGCGCGGGGATCGGCGCCGCACGCGGTCCGGGGCTGGGCGCTGTTCGCGGCCCTTCTTGCGGCCTATGCCCTGTTCGCCGTGCTGCTCAACAGCGTCGGCACCGTCATCATGCAGGCGATCCGCTACTACGGCGTGGCGAAGACGACGGCGAGCACGCTGGAGGCCTTCAAGGACCTGTCCATCGCCGCCGTCTCGCTGCTGCTCGCGGCCCATCTGCCGCGCATCGGCTATCGCCGGGCGATGATCGCGGCGCTGCTCGTGGTCGCGGCCGCCCTGTTCGCCATGCCGGTGGTGGACCGCTTCGCGATGGCGCAGGTGCTGTTTCTCGCGACCGGCGCGGCCTTCGCGGTGGTGAAGGTTGCGACCTACGCGACGCTCGGCCTCCTCGGCGCGGATCCGCGGCGGCATCAGGCGCGCATGAATCAGCTCGAAGGCGTGTTCATGCTCGGCGTTCTGGCCGGCTACTGGATCTTCGGCCATTTCATCGGCGAGCGGCCGGCGGGCGACCCGGGCTGGCTTGCGGTCTACCCCCTGCTCGCCGCCGCCGCGCTTGCGGCGGCCGGGCTGCTTGCGCTGACGCGGTTTCCGCCCATCGGCGACGGGATCGGGCGGCCGGCCGCCCCGGCGCGGGCCGCCTTCGTCGAGATGGCACGGCTCGCGGTGCGGCCGCTGACCCTCGTCTTCATCCTGAGCGCCTTTCTGTACGTGCTCGTCGAGCAGGCGATCGGCACCTGGCTGCCCAGCTTCAACCGGGAGATTCTCGCCCTTTCCCCGCGCGCCAGCGTCGAGATCACCTCCATCTTCGCCGCGGCTCTCGCGGCCGGCCGTCTGGGTGCGAGCGTCCTGCTCGGCCGGTTTCACTGGTATCCGGTGCTGATGGCGCTGCTGGCGGCGATGGCCGGGCTCATCCTCGTCGCGCTGCCGCTGGCGCAAGTGCTGCCCGCCGACGGCGGCGCGACGCTGATGGGCCTGCCGCTTGCCGCCTTCCTGCTGCCGCTGGTGGGTCTGTTCATGGCGCCGGTGTATCCCGCGATCAATTCCGCCATCCTTTCCGCCCTGCCGCCGGCCCGGCATGCGGCGATGACGGGTCTCATCGTGATCTTCTCGGCTCTGGGCGGCACGACGGGCTCGCTTGTCACGGGCTATCTGTTCGCCCATGTGGACGGCATCCTCGCCTTCTACGCCACGCTTGTGCCAATATCCGGACTCGCGGCGGCGCTGACGCTGCTCGAGCGTGCGCTCGCACGCACGCGCGCCGCGCAACGAAAGGCGCAGGAGAGCGCATCGGAATGA
- the fhuA gene encoding TonB-dependent receptor gives METMARDVAVRRGHAWPLLAGVALWVLGQAQPALAQTQAGGVEAQPSKRSDQLMLEEIVITGRPASDAIRKLDASYAISTIGAFDIEKFSPKSTADLFKTVPGVWVESSGGEAGANIFVRGFPAGGDAPFVTVSLEGMPIYPASTLSFLENSSLFRVDETIARLESIRGGVNAVYNKGEVGATFNFIMKEGGPDFEGTMKASVYDFGQYRFDAVFSGPIDEKTTFMIGGFYRAGDGVRDAQFNSERGGQISVKLAREFDRGKVSLYARLLDDRVAWLLPIPVVSDAQGNIREFPGFSIGHGNLIGNATRLARLEVGPGQFIDRSLDRGRGANYFLTGGTARFDVAERWHLTERFQYMKGDAPTFGLVPAMTPRTAAQFLAEVGGGVGGTFTFVDTGEPVPLDRQVMTAGWWSVEKDLQSFSNDLSIQRDIADNQTLTVGAFFTDYSSKDLWYLGNNQLLTAEQNARRIDLVLDDGRIVTRDGFVGAPFFDVNASWNNTTIAGYLSYEWQVTEALRFDGGVRIENQEVDGTLENVDFGVDLDGNPDTLFDNNAAVLNGTFRTIDFRDTVIAGTIGANWMFSRDAGVFARFSRGHKVPQFDSMRDGNFTIQASNQYEVGLKANTDYVGVFSTFFFNDFTGLPFLQQLEGQAPRTVIGTSHAFGVELELVVTPPVEGLTLHLLGTWQEAEFDKLQNPQGQDLSGNRVQRQPRWQFRVGPNWDGDIPGVGHLTLYGSWSYVGRRFSDPENQQPLPSYNKIDLGAVLDFPGGFFVQVVADNLNNSHGLTEGNPRLLGAQGTGVIFARPILGRSFRFVGGYRF, from the coding sequence ATGGAGACGATGGCACGGGACGTTGCGGTGCGCCGCGGGCATGCATGGCCGCTTCTTGCGGGCGTGGCGCTGTGGGTTCTCGGGCAGGCGCAGCCCGCGCTCGCCCAGACGCAAGCCGGCGGCGTCGAGGCGCAGCCGTCGAAGCGGAGCGACCAGCTGATGCTGGAGGAGATCGTGATCACCGGCCGGCCGGCCAGCGATGCGATCCGCAAACTCGACGCATCCTATGCGATCTCGACGATCGGCGCCTTCGACATCGAGAAGTTTTCACCCAAAAGCACGGCCGACCTGTTCAAGACGGTACCCGGCGTGTGGGTGGAAAGCTCCGGCGGCGAGGCCGGCGCCAACATCTTCGTGCGCGGCTTTCCGGCCGGCGGCGATGCGCCCTTCGTGACCGTCTCGCTGGAAGGCATGCCGATCTACCCGGCCTCCACGCTCTCCTTCCTCGAGAATTCCTCGCTGTTTCGCGTGGACGAGACGATCGCGCGCCTCGAATCGATCCGCGGCGGCGTGAACGCCGTCTACAACAAGGGCGAGGTGGGAGCGACCTTCAACTTCATCATGAAGGAGGGCGGGCCCGATTTCGAGGGCACGATGAAGGCCAGCGTCTATGATTTCGGCCAGTACCGCTTTGATGCGGTCTTTTCCGGTCCGATCGACGAGAAGACGACATTCATGATCGGCGGCTTCTACCGTGCGGGCGACGGCGTGCGCGACGCGCAGTTCAATTCCGAGCGCGGCGGCCAGATCTCGGTCAAGCTCGCGCGGGAATTCGACCGCGGCAAGGTCAGCCTCTATGCGCGGCTTCTTGACGACCGGGTCGCGTGGCTGCTGCCGATCCCCGTCGTCTCCGACGCCCAGGGCAACATCCGCGAATTCCCGGGATTCTCGATCGGTCACGGCAATCTGATCGGCAACGCCACCCGGCTTGCGCGGCTGGAGGTGGGACCGGGCCAGTTCATCGACCGCAGCCTCGATCGCGGGCGCGGCGCGAACTATTTTCTCACCGGCGGCACGGCCCGGTTCGACGTCGCCGAGCGCTGGCATCTGACCGAGCGCTTCCAGTACATGAAGGGCGATGCGCCGACCTTCGGTCTGGTGCCGGCCATGACCCCGCGCACGGCCGCCCAGTTCCTGGCCGAGGTCGGCGGCGGGGTCGGCGGGACCTTCACCTTCGTGGATACCGGCGAGCCGGTGCCGCTCGACCGGCAGGTGATGACGGCCGGCTGGTGGTCCGTCGAGAAGGATCTGCAGAGCTTCAGCAACGACCTGTCCATCCAGCGCGACATCGCCGACAACCAGACGCTGACGGTGGGCGCCTTCTTCACGGACTACTCCTCCAAGGATCTGTGGTATCTCGGCAACAACCAGCTGCTGACCGCAGAGCAGAACGCCCGGCGCATCGATCTGGTGCTCGACGATGGGCGCATCGTCACCCGCGACGGCTTCGTCGGCGCCCCGTTCTTCGATGTCAACGCGTCCTGGAACAACACGACGATCGCGGGCTATCTGTCTTATGAATGGCAGGTGACGGAGGCCTTGCGGTTCGACGGCGGGGTACGCATCGAGAACCAGGAGGTGGACGGCACGCTCGAGAATGTCGATTTCGGCGTCGATCTCGACGGCAACCCCGACACGCTCTTCGACAACAATGCCGCGGTGCTGAACGGCACCTTCCGCACCATCGACTTCCGGGACACGGTGATCGCCGGCACCATCGGCGCCAACTGGATGTTCAGCCGGGATGCGGGCGTGTTCGCGCGCTTCAGCCGCGGTCACAAGGTGCCGCAGTTCGACAGCATGCGTGACGGCAACTTCACGATCCAAGCCTCCAATCAGTACGAGGTGGGGCTCAAGGCGAACACGGATTACGTGGGCGTGTTCTCGACCTTCTTCTTCAACGACTTCACGGGCCTGCCCTTCCTGCAGCAGCTCGAAGGCCAGGCACCGCGCACGGTGATCGGCACCTCGCATGCCTTCGGCGTGGAACTCGAACTGGTGGTCACCCCGCCGGTCGAAGGGCTGACCCTGCATCTTCTGGGCACCTGGCAGGAGGCGGAGTTCGACAAGCTGCAGAACCCGCAGGGCCAGGATCTTTCCGGCAACCGCGTCCAGCGCCAGCCGCGCTGGCAGTTCCGGGTCGGCCCCAACTGGGACGGCGACATCCCGGGCGTCGGTCATCTCACGCTCTATGGCAGCTGGAGCTATGTCGGCCGCCGCTTCTCCGATCCGGAAAACCAGCAGCCGCTGCCCAGCTACAACAAGATCGACCTGGGCGCGGTCCTCGATTTTCCGGGCGGTTTCTTCGTCCAAGTGGTGGCGGACAATCTGAACAATTCCCACGGCCTGACCGAAGGCAATCCCCGGCTGCTCGGAGCGCAGGGAACCGGTGTGATTTTCGCACGCCCCATCCTGGGGCGCTCTTTCCGCTTCGTCGGCGGCTATCGCTTCTGA